The nucleotide window CTGCAAGGTTAATCATGCAGAGTGTATCATAAAGAAGATCCTCCTTCACCTCTTGATCAAGATTGGAGTCCATCACAGAGCTCAGGGAATGCTTAACCTGCAACgttaataattaaaaattaataGTGTTGGCAAAAAAGAAcaacagtctacaaatcagtgaattcaaatgaattaAGGGCAGTGGAAGTAGGCAAACAaactgtctttgttcttgccacatGCTGAAAGGAGGTggaggtggccattttgtgagactgtcaTTGCAcaccctccattttgtgaactcttCGATTCTAGCTCTGGGAttatctaatcagagcaattgaatgtggacgcAAGGAGTTTCAGCTAACGACCGGCTAACCCGGGACCACTCTCAGACAAGCAGCTATTTATAATGTAAAGTGACAGACTTGGAGAAGAAATCTACAACCTCATTAGGCTCAATGCCTGGGTCAGCTACCTTAACTGGTTTGAACCAGGCCGAGTTGAAAAAAACAAAGGCACGGGTCTGGGGGCAAAGACCATTGAACAATGCTGGCTGGAGCCCTGGACCAGAGCCattaagaaggtgacccaggtagggtgccacttctcagcccagttttgcatcctatcaatgtcccgctgtaacctctgacagccctccacactatccacaacacttccaacctttgtgtcatcagcagatttactaacccatccctccacttcctcatccaggtcaattggTGGCCACCGGGAGGTCCCGTTTTTCTCTGGTGGATGGACTACAGGTGCTCGTTGAAGTGGTTTCCCAAACTGGGCCGGGTCTCtccgatatacaggaagccacaccaggagcaccggatacaacagatgaccccaacagactcacaggtgaaatgtcacctcacctggaaggaccgttgggccccgaatggtagtgagggaggagatccaagtgcaggtgtggcacttctcctggtggccaccaattttaattctatttcctattcccattccaacatgtcagtccatggccacctctactgccacgatgaggccacactcaggttggaggaacaactccttattccgtctggggagcctccaacctgatgacacaaTTTCTCCTGCTTCCGGTAATGACCCCCCCACTTCagtattccccattcccattttgctccctcaccttatctccttacctgcccatcacttccctctggtgctcttcccccttccctttcttccatggccttctgtcctctcctatcagattcccccttccccagccctttatctctttcaccaatctctCAGATCTTTATCTCCCCGCTCCccatctcctggtttcacctatcaccaacaACCTTGTacgtctttgtgtgtgtgtgtgtgtgtgtgtgtgttgctttggattgccagcctctgcagattttctcttgtttttaatcaCCCTCTGGTGTCTTCCTCTCTGGaaccattttaatgtggatttaACTATGGACAAATGCCAGGTCTTTGTCTATGGGAACTATCATAAACGACCATGGTCCTCCACCCATCTACAGATGCATATCTTCCATTGTGTCATAGCCTAAGAGCTCTAAAagacagaagtaggccatttggcccatctagtccatgacaaaaTATTATTCTGCCAATTCCTATCAATCTGCACCTGTACCGTAGACctcaatacccctcccatccacatacttatctaaacttttcttaaatgtcgcatccgccacttccgctggcacactcccaccactctctcagtgaagaagatccctttcatgttccccttaaacatttcacctttctcaattaacccatgacctctagttctagtctcacccatcctcagCGGCAAAAGCATGCTTCCATTTACTCTATGTTCCTCATGGTTTcgtacacctttatcaaatcttccTTGATTCCCTGTGCTCCAGAGAataactttccctgtaactcaggccctcgagacccagcaacatccttgtgaatattttctgctatctttcaaatcattgatatttttcctgtagttaggtgaccagaatacTCCAAAGTAGACCTCACCAATATCTTCAAGAGCTTCAATCTAACAACTCAGCTTCTGTACTCAACAATTTGAttaatgaagaccaatgtgccaaaatctctcTTTATGAACCCTTCTATCTGTTTCCACAGGGAGCAGATTTTGGGATAACAGTCGGAAAGTTGGATTAACTTTTTCTTACCTTAAGGCTGTCATTGTCAAACTGCTTCTGCACTGTGTTCGCTCTTCTACTCAaagtcaagttcaaagtaaatttattatcaaagtacatatgaccATAGGCATATGTTGATTCACTAAGATTCACTTACTTGAGGACATTCACAGTATTTAAAAGGAATCAAACAAAACatccagaataaataaataaacaaacaataaatatcaagaatatgagatgaagagtccttcaaagtgagtctataggctgtgggagcagttcaatgctgaggtgagtgaagatatcccctttggttcaagaccctgtaccttcttcctgatggttgagtggggtaataactgttcctgaacacttCCATTGAActcctgctgctaagttaacaaatttcatgacacataccggtgataataaacccgattctaattctgatcATATTTGCCAACCTGCAACTGTGCCACGAGTTCACCGACCTTATTCTCTACACTGCACACatccaaatataacaccttttcgATAACAATAATAATGGAAAAgcggaaaaaaaacacaataataatgggaaaaaacacagtaaatataaatacattagatagcttatatgcatagcttgattgtatgtccataaagtgacgctgggcacaggagtttctgtacataaggtgactctgacaggaaatgataaagtagtggtggttgcgggtgtgtggaggggtgggttagtgggtgggggtgttgatcagcctcagtACTTGGGGACTTACTGACTGCCCATTACAGCGCTGGTGTTTAGGAcaacagtgaaggtcctccatctgtgGTGGTGTTCAGAGATTCCTTGATCATGCccgtagcttcctctcggttttcactactgtcggacatgtaagtcccaggtggagactcaggaacaccaccacactcagatgtaggaggattcttcattgctgtttgcgTAACGGTTTTGTTTTAGTGGTCAGTGCTGTTAGTGCTGAGTTGAGccctcaaacctggaggaccggtacaccgctctcagtctggcctctaccctttgacctgtttgtcatgggtgaccctacccagAGCCAAAGCCTAAAGCCCCGGCTCCAGCGTGCAGACCTCTCCGGGACATTGAGgcgcgcaagcctccaaaccctacaacacggttgcggtcctcttggaggactgcttggggaaagtaacagtttttgagtctggtggtcctggtgtggatgctacagagcctcctccctgatgggagtggggacaAACAGTGAGCAGGGTTGGTGCGATCCTTCACGATATTACTGGCCATCCCATCATGATGTTACATTTGCTTGTTTTATGTGGTCACCTAAATTATCTGCTTAATCTTTATGTATCCCAGAGGCGCGCGTACCTTCATCAGCCAGGGTTTGAAGGTGTGGTCCAGCAGGATGTCAAAGCCGAGGAGCTGAAAGCAAGCACTCCCAGACACGTGATTTGGGAAGAAGGTGAAGTAGGTGTTCCTGAGGGCTGGATACACAGACAGAATGGTTTTGATGATCACGTCTTCAATACTGCTCCACAGCACCTCCAGGTCATTGGCATTGCTCTCCATGTACTGGTTAAAGAAAGACAGCTTTCTGCAAGAAACAACATTTTACAGAGCCGTCAGTTCTAATCTATCGCAGGCCACCGTTCATCCATCGGATGGCATTGCCGAGTGACTTCGCTGATCAAGTACTCTGCCCACCATTTGTGTTATTGTGTGAGAGGTCAATACTGTCATTAGTTATTCATCATTAATAATGACTCCTGTCTGCAGATTTGAATGAGAGAGTGTTTAGCATTGTCTTTCCACTCACTTTTATCTGTTATTTCAGTCACGGTCCAGTCAGTtgattcctcatttctgttcatttccttttccccgtgttttACCTGGCTCCTTGActaaggcacctgattcccatcccAACTGGAAACATAATAACTCTGGCTTACATCTACTTGGGACTGGACCATCACCTCAGCCAGTGCGGCGAAGCACGTTCCCGGCCACTAAGAATAGTGGACTCTAAGTTGCTTCGGTGCCTGGGGTTGCTTTGGGAATTCTGTcgtctcgtgtccagctgagtattgCCGGCCGTTTGCTACTGTTTCGAGTCAAGATACGAACGGACCATCGTTGTTTGGTTTTGTAGTTTCGTGTGCTGCTGAGTATtgctggccgtttgctgctactccAAATCAAGATACaaattgtctgtcgttgtttggttttgttgtTCTGTGTCCAAGTCCGGGCTCCGTAtccgagtccgagtccaagtccgggCTCCGTGTCCCAGTCCGGGCTCCGTATCTGAGTCCGAGTCCAGGCTCCATGTCTGagtccgagtccaggctccgtgtccaagcTGCATAACCAAGCTCTGGGTCCGGGCTACTCCGGTTTGTTGTCCATGTAAGCATCTAATCCTCACTCTCCGGCCTTCCTCgcaactattaataaacacacttctgttaatTCTACCTCCGTGTCGGTGTTCTGCAGTTGGGTCCGCTTCCAGTCGTCCATTGCAACAATTTCAGCTTCACTccgttccttaaggttgttatagccatggggtggtaatggggaccaGCTCCcgctgcctattaaatgctcccaatggcgtgtgcctcaatattgcctctgacaaccaagtcacagctcctggccttcacgtgtggcttagctactaagcccagatatggagagcaagctgttgcccatgtagcaagctccccatctccacacagttgatgaacccaaaggaacggcagagagtAACACAGcctggtaccagcagcatcgcaggagttgccagtcagtgttgaactcaacgtgggACTGCCGCAGatgttttccctcagggtttactcctgaagccttccctatgagtgggtgtAGTCGCAGGGCAatgggaggtttgagatcagagttttccttctcctagacgagGGGCCAGCCATGGTTGATGAGTCCcacctgcctgaagcgactggatTTAAGATGCcattaacccacctttgccccttctcatgTCAATAGAAATGATTCTGCCCAGCATAgtggctaagccacatgtgaaggccaggagctggacttggttgtcagaagttaTTGGAGGGCATGGGacaggattctaggacaagagggcataacttcaggattgaaggatatccatttagaactgagatgcagagaaatttctttagtcagagggtggtaaatctgtggaatttgttgccatgagcggctgtgggggccaagtcattgagttcatttaaggcagagatagacaggttcttgattagccagagtatggggtgaaagcaggggagtggggatgactgaaagaattggatcagcccatgattaaatggcagagcagactcaatgggccaaatggcccactttgcccctatatctgatggtcttatagcatgccattgggagcattccgCCAGTTATGACAACCTGAAGTAGTGGCAACAGAGTTAAGGGCTTTACTAAGCTGCTGCTGTGTGCTCCCCTTCCTTCTGCAATGTGCCTGCTCACTAAGGTCGTTGCGTGAGTGAAGCCAgcggagaaaattactggtagatacaaagcagcttctttattcgacaaagcAAGGTAGAGAAGGCATTTTATGGAGACACTGCTGGTCAAAAGGTCTGGCCGGCCTgacgtggggctcgatattttatgtgccaaacgGCAAAGGGCAACTCCATACTTACAATgcatggacaatgctttctttgaaactacattcGACCTTCACGCCTCCTGATTCAGAGCCACACCACacacatccaaatgaattttaatcaccaTTGTCATTGTGCTGGGATTCATGGCTTTTagaaacccattgttcagagctggcCACATGTTCGGACTTGGTCacgtgttggcatgtggccaagtggttaaagcgtcCCTCCAGTgagctgaaggtcgctagttcgagccttggccgaggcagcgtgttgtgtccttgagcaaggtacttaaccactcATTGCTCTGCGTTAACACcactgccaagctgtatgggtcccaatgcccttccctcggacaacatcggtggcgtggagaggggagatatgcagcatgggcaactgctggtcttccatacaaccttgcccaggcctgcaccctggaaagcTTCCAAGGTGTAAACTTCCAAGGGGAAccttccatggtctcacaagacggATGCCCGCATATAAAGTTCAGATCTGCACTCCAAATAAAATCCACAACACATATTCAGAtatgaagactggtagccaaattCAATTGCTAAATGTCTATGTCCTAACCCCAAAAATCACTCCAACGCTGACCTTCTATAATGTGCCTGCTCATGGTGAAGGGTGCACCCTGCTGCATATGGTCTCACCTTTTACTGCCTTTCTTTTCATCCGGGACAACGTTCATCATACGCTTGTTGATGGCATAATTGGTGAGGTGCTTGCGGACGTCATCCTGTGAGAGGCAGAAGATAAAGATGTTGGTTTCTCATTCAGGGACATTGCCCTCAGTTATCGTGTCACACTAACGCCACCCCAGTCAGAAGCTGCTCAAATGCTATTTTCCTCATTCCTCTCGGCTTCACTTTTCCTGTGGTGATGAAGAGCAGTCGGCAGGTGGCAAGAAGGTGAAACTGAAGGAAGCCTTGCATCTTAAAGCAGTTTTTGCAGCCCCAAAACATCGCCAAGTCAAAGGATCGCTCATCTGAAGCGCAGTGCATAAGGATGGGTGCCGTCAGTCAGAGCAAGGATGcgaggctgaggctttataactcAGACCGaactctggagtattgtgagcagttctgagccccttatctaagaattgtgagctggcattggagagggtctgggggaggttcacgagaatgaaagggttgtcatttGAGGAGCATTGCtccctctgggcctgtactcactgaagtttaaaaggatgatgggggatctcaacgaaaaccatcaaatattgaaaatcaacatggagaggatgtttcctgtagtgggaggggGGACAGCTGTCTCTAAGaacagagggcaaagcctcagaatagaagaacttcCCTTTAGGGcagaggtgaggaatttctttagccagagggtggtgaatctgtggaatttgttgccacggaccgcggtggaggacaagtcattgagtgtattaaagcagaggttgataggttcttgtttagtcagggcatcaaaggttaacaggagaaggcaggagaaaacagtcgagagggataataaatcagccatcctgagcacaatcctccccactttcgaggacatcttcaaaaggcaacatccatcttgAGGGAGCCTCGCCACCCAGGTAAAGCCTCTTTTCATTTCTACCGTCACggaggagacacacactcaacaattcaggaacagattgTTCCCCTCCGCCATAAGATTTCAGAataaacaatgaacccatgtacagtaCCTCAATAACATTTGTCTCTTGGTCttgttttgcacaacttatttaatttttaaaatatatttctttttgtaatttataacttTCATTATTACGTACTGCAATGTACTGATGCCGCATAACCTCAAATTTCATGGCAAATGACAAtgatagtaaacttgattctgattccaattctgctTATGAAATATGGGCTGAGCTTTTCTTTTCGGAGTAGTCCACGTCATAAGATTGTAAGTTGTAGGAGCAGGattgggccatttgacccatccagtcttgtctgacatttcatcatggctgatctattttcctctcagccccaatctccgtaTCCAtttatgccctgacaaatcaaaaacctaacaagctctgccttaagtatacccgacgacttggccttcacagcatgCAGTAACGAATTCTacaaactaaagaaattcctcctcatctctgttctaaatcgacgtccctctactctgaggctgtgtcctctggtcttggcctcccccactataggaaacatcctctccacatccactctgtcaatgcttttcaacattcgataggttttga belongs to Mobula hypostoma chromosome 10, sMobHyp1.1, whole genome shotgun sequence and includes:
- the LOC134352525 gene encoding tubulin polyglutamylase ttll6-like produces the protein MESNANDLEVLWSSIEDVIIKTILSVYPALRNTYFTFFPNHVSGSACFQLLGFDILLDHTFKPWLMKVKHSLSSVMDSNLDQEVKEDLLYDTLCMINLAACGRQKDLEEERPRKKEQLPKIWWSWEYRADETRNNQATWVEQVEKYEDENMENFKRIYPSSTSEKYEKFLETVDTKDREEYVLVDEKTANVTPLFKK